The Brevibacillus humidisoli DNA segment CTTTCAGTTCGGGGACAACCAGCGTAAACACGATCAGGGCGTTTGATTCTTTGGCGGAATCGACAATCTCATCGATCGACGCTTTGTCTTCTATATAGGGATACTTTTCCGTATGAATGAGATGATTGTCAAACTGGCTGGCTGCGGCACGTACTACGAACTCAGCGGTTTCACCGATCGAATCAGAGACAACGTAGATGATTTGGCCAGGTTGATTCTCTTGCATCTGATCTCCTCCTAAACACTCGGCTCATGGCCCAATTCCACAAACACCTTGACGATCGTCGTTTTTGTCACCCGACCAAGCAGTTCAAAACTTCGGCTGTCTTCTTCCGTCGGTCGAACCACGGGAAGTGAATCTATCTGAAAGTCAATCAGCTTTTTGGCTGCCTCGAACAAGCTCTCTTCTGGTGTAACGGTTACAATATTGGGCATCCTGCTCATGATGATGCTGACCGGGATGTCTTCCAGTGCCTTATTGCCAAGGGAAGCACGCAGCAAATCTTTGCGCGACACCACTCCGGCCAAAAATCCCTTCTGATTCACCACGTAGAGCGTACCGACATCTTCCAAAAAAAGCGTGACGATCGCGTCGTACACAGAAGCAGATTCCTGGACAGCGATCGGCAGTGCTTTGTAATCTTGAACCTTCAGTTTATGCAATCTCTCACTGATCACGTTGCCGTCAGGTCGACCTGCATAAAAATAGCCGACACGTGGTCTCGCATCGAGGTACCCACACATCGTCAGTACGGATAGATCAGGCCTCAGCGTAGCACGCGTCAGGTTGAGCCTTTCGGCGATCTGCTCCCCGGTAATCGGCCCCTCCTCCTTGACGATTTGCAAGATCAACTCTTGGCGTTTGCTTAGTTCGATAGTGGATCACCACCGGTTCTTTGGCTTTTCTATCCTCTAGTATTACTCTATTGGTGATCATTTTCCTGCATAACCGATCAGAAAAACGTATCCATTATTCGGCTTGTTACACTTTTTGTCTGGGCGACGCTTGTACCAAGAGAAACCTCCGTCAATCCATCGACGGAGGCTGATCAGGTTTACGCAAAAACCAGTTTGGTGAAATCGGCATAGCGCTGGATCTGACTGGACAACTGCTGCAGCAGGGCCAGACGGTTGCTGCGGATCTGCGGATCGTCGGCCATGACCATCACCTGTTCGAAGAACTGCTGGATTGGCTCGCTCAAGCTTGTCAATGTCTCAAGCACACGCTCCATGTCGCCGTGTTGATAGAGCGATTCAACTTCCGCCGACACGGCCTGGTGTGCTTCTGCAAGCTGCCGTTCTGCTGTCTCCTGGAACAGCTCAGCATCAATCGCTTGCGACTCTGCCTTCTGCGCCAGATTGAACACACGGTTAAACTGCTCAACCGCCAATTTGAATGCGTCCGTTTGAACAGCAGCCATCAACGCCTTTGCTTTTGCCACTGTTTGGCCTACCAGCGACACGTCGGCAGCCAACACGGCATCGATCACGTCGTAGCGAATCTCTGCTTCCTGCAGCACATTTTTCAAACGAAGCGCAAAGAAGTCGAACAAATCGCGCTTCACCTCTGCCCCCGGTCGCTTGTCTACTCCCTGCTCGTGATAGATGGCCAAGGCCATTTCAAACAGCTCGTCTAGAGGCAGCGTCCAGCCGCGATCAAGCAGAATTTGCACAATCCCGGCAGCCTGACGGCGCAGCGCGTACGGGTCCTGCGAACCGGTCGGAATAATCCCGATCAAGAAGCAGCCGACAATCGTATCCAGCTTGTCAGCGACACTAACCACCGCTGCTGCCTGGGATGAAGGCAGCTCGTCACCAGAAAATCGGGGCAGATAGTGCTCAAATACGCCGCGTGCGACTGCTTCCGGCTCGCCTGCTTTGCGGGCGTAGTCTTCCCCCATGATCCCCTGAAGTTCCGGGAATTCATACACCATCTGCGTCACCAAATCGAACTTGGCAATCTCAGCAACTCGTGTGGCAGTCTTTGCTTCCGCCGTATCCAGTGTCAGACGGCTTGCCATCTGCTCGGTCAGCTTGCCAATCCGGCGAACCTTGTCCCCGATTGTTCCCAATTCTTCGTGGAAAACAATGCTCTCCAACCGCTTGAGACAATCGGCGATCGGCCGTTTCTGGTCTTCTTCGTAAAAAAAGCGAGCATCAGAGAGGCGGGCACGCAACACCTTTTCATTGCCTCTCGCTACGTTCTCCAGCGAGCGAGCATCACCGTTCCGGACCGTTACAAAATGGGGCAGGAGTTCGCCAGTTTCGTTCTCCACCGGGAAGTAGCGCTGGTGCTCACGCATGGAGGTGACCAATACATCACGCGGGATCGCTAAAAAGTCGGAATCAAAGGTACCGTACAAGGCAGTTGGATACTCAACCAAGTGAACCACCTCGTCAAGCAGCCCTTTGTCGATCGGAATACGCCAACCTTGTTCCTTCTCCAACTGCTGCAGTTGACGGACAATTCTCTCCCGCCGCTCCACAGGATCGACCAGCACGTATTGCTCTTTTAGTTTGCTTACATACTCGGCTGGATTGCCGATCTCCACGTCGCTGCCAAGGGATCGATGGCCGTGGCTTGTCCGCCCTGTTTTTACCCCTGCAATCTCCATCTCCACCACTTGATCGCCAAACAAGGCGACCAGCCAGCGAATCGGTCGAACAAACTTGATGTCAGACGCTCCCCACCGCATGTTCTTGGGAAAATGAAGGCTGAGAATGACATCAGCGAGCAAGGGAAGGCGGCTCGACGTCTGTTGGCCGGTTTCGCTTTTGCGAGCATATATATACTCGACTCCATTGTGTTCCTTGATCTCCAACTGCTCTGGATCAACGCCGTTGCTTCTGGCAAAACCGAGTGCCGCTTTGGTCCAGTTGCCTGCTTCATCACGGGCGATCTTCAGTGCCGGACCGCGGGCTTCCGCATTGACGTCTGCTTGTCTCTCGGCCACCCCGGTTACCAGCAATGCAAGTCTACGGGGTGATTCATACGTCTCTATCCGTTCAAATGCAATGCGCTCCGAGCCAAACCACTTCTCCACTTTCTCTGCCAACTGCTGCACAGCAGTGGCAATAAAGCGGGCAGGGATCTCTTCCAGACCGATTTCCAACAATAGATCGTGTTTGCTCATTTCGTCACTCCCCCTTTGCCCAACATCGGAAAGCCCAGCCGCTCCCGCTCCGCATAATACGTCTGTGCCACTTCACGAGCCAGATTGCGGACCCGAGCAATGTAGCCGGTTCGCTCCGTTACACTGATCGCGCCCCGCGCGTCCAGCAGGTTAAAGGTGTGCGAGCACTTCAGTACGTAGTCGTACGCCGGAAAGACGAGCCGTGCTTCCATCGCCCGCTTCGCCTCCGTCTCATAAGTGGTGAAGAGGGAGAACAGCATCGGGGCGTCTGCCACCTCAAAGGTATATTTGGAATGCTCATACTCCGCCTGGTGGAATACGTCACCATACGTAAAACCGCCCACCCATTCCAGATCAAATACGTTTTCTTTTTCCTGGATATAGGATGCCAGCCGCTCCAAGCCGTAAGTGATCTCCACAGCCACCGGGCTGCATTCCAGACCGCCAACCTGCTGGAAGTAGGTAAACTGCGTAATTTCCATCCCGTCCAGCCATACTTCCCAGCCCAAGCCCCACGCTCCAAGAGTAGGCGCTTCCCAGTTGTCTTCGACAAAGCGAATGTCGTGATCGAGCGGCTCAATGCCCAGTTGACGCAAGCTGTCGAGGTAGATCTCCTGGATGTTGTCAGGCGACGGTTTCATGATGACCTGAAACTGATGGTGCTGGTACAACCGATTGGGGTTTTCCCCATAGCGGCCATCGACCGGTCGGCGGGACGGTTCGACGTAAGCGACGTTCCACGGCTCAGGTCCGATCGCCCGCAAAAACGTCATCGGATTCATCGTCCCCGCCCCTTTTTCTACATCGTACGGCTGGACGATCAAACAGTTTTGCTTCGCCCAAAAGTTCTGCAAGGTTAATATGATCTCTTGAAAGGTCATCTTCATGCTCTCTGCCACCTCCTATAACGTAAAAAACTCCCGCCGCTACACTGATCGAACAGTGTAGGGACGAGAGGTTTCCCGCGGTTCCACCCTACTTGGCAGACGCTGATGGCGTGCTGCCCGCTTTCACTCAGTCGATGCTCCGAAATGCCGTTCATAGACGTAACTATCAGGCTCTCACCATCCCTGATTCGCTCTATCAGCCAGAGGTCCACTACTCTTTTTCATCTTCGCATCATATATTTTATTGAAATATAATAACCAATCTCGAATGAGATGTCAATGTGCATCAATCGTGAGCAGTTAGGAAGGAGCAAGTTTCTCCAGTTGATCAAGAAAAGAGCGGCTTTTCAGACGCAAGTCGAGATGCTCATCCATAAACCGGTGCAGCACATGTTTCAACTGACTGCGTGTGGCTGGCTTCACCTCAATCTCGCCTAATCGTTCCAAGTCGAATAGCTGGAACAATCGCAGCAGCTTCCAGGCTGCCGGGGCAACCGTTATCGCATACGGATCACTAGTCAGACAGGATGGGCAGAGCAGGCCACCCTGTGTGACGCTGAAAGCATAAGGCTCCTGTTCCCGGCTGCAGCGTGTACAATTGTGCAGATGAGGACGAATACCGGCAACCATCAGCATCTTGCTTTCAAAAATGCGGCAGAGGATCTCTGGATCCTTGCCTTCATCCAAAAAACGAAGCGTCAAGGCCAGCAGGTGAAAGACAAAAGGGTTGGCTTCCCGTTCTACACTCAGCCGGTCCGTCAATTCGGCCATATATGCGGCGTAAGCTGTGCGGGTAAGGTCCTGCCGCAGTTCACGGTATGATTCGAGAATATCTCCCTGGGACAAATCCGCCATTCCTGTACCGGGTCCGGTCTTACATAAAAAAAAACCATGCGTAAACAACTGAGACACGGCAGCCAGGCGACTCTTGGGTTTTTTCGCACCGCGAGCCATTACCCCTATTTTGCCGTGTTCTCTGGTGTATAGCGTAACTACCTTGTTTGATTCACCGTAATCGGTCGTTCGAATCACAATTCCTTCCCATTTTACAAGCATACCGTTGATTCACCCAGTTCCGTCCGGGTGGAATCCGCTTCTTCATCTGCGTGTGGTCCAATCTGCTGATGTTCCCGATAAAGAAGATAAGCGTGGATGTCACCGGTTGAAGCGAAATAACTCCAAGAAAAGTCGCGAAGCATCTGCATCATCCTTTCCTGTTTGCCGCTGTATCCACTTCTATTGTTAGAATCCACCCATCTGACCGTTTCTATCCGATGGAAATATTGACACGTATAAGGGAACTGCTAGTGGTATTCCTGCACCCTGCTGTCAGTCCTCGTCATAAAAGCCGAAGTTGCGCAGCATTCGCTCCTGATTTCGCCAGTCTTTCTTTACCTTTACCCACAGTTCCAAGTATACCTTGTTGCCAAGCAGTCGCTCAATGTCGACGCGAGCCCGTCTGCCGATCTCCCGCAGCATTTCGCCATTTTTGCCGATCAGGATCCCACGCTGCGACGTTCGCTCGACGTAGATCGCCGCATAGATGTAGACGGTCTGCCCGTCTTCCCGCCGTTTCATCTCTTCCACGGTCACCGCAATCGAATGGGGGACCTCTTCACGGGTCAGATGGAGCACCTTTTCCCGGATCAGTTCAGCGGCGACAAACCGTTCGGGGTGGTCGGTCACCAGATCTTCCGGATAATACATAGGACCTTCCGGCAGCTGCTCAAAGATAGCATCCAACAGGGCTTGCGTATTATTGCCCTCCAATGCGGAGACGGGAACAATCTGCTGGAATTCGTAGCGGGTGCGATACTCGTCGATCAAGGGAAGCAGAGCCTCCGGATGTACCTGATCAATCTTGTTGATCACCAGAAAGACCGGCGTTTTCACCTGCTGCAGTCGTTCGATGATATACTCCTCACCAGGCCCGTATTTTTCCGTTGCATCAATCACATAGAGGACCAGATCCACTTCATTCAGCGAGTTTTCGGCTACCGTGACCATGTAATCGCCCAGTTTTGATTTTGGCTTGTGAATGCCTGGCGTATCCAGAAAGATAATCTGACCTCGTTCTGTTGTATGTACGGCACGGATCTTGTTGCGTGTCGTCTGTGGTTTGTTGGACATGATGGCCACTTTTTGCCCGACAATCTGGTTGAGCAGCGTCGATTTCCCCACATTGGGGCGGCCAATAATCGCCGCGAAACCAGATTTGTATGATGTGTCAGTCCTGTTGTGATTCACTCGTTAAGTCCTCCTTCGTAAACGCTCCCGGCAACAGCTGGGCAACTGTCGTCTCGGTAATCTCTCCCTGCAGATTGGCCAGGAACACTTTCATGTCAGGCGGGCAAAGTTCTGCCAGGACCTGTCTGCAGGCACCACACGGAGGCACCGGTTTGGGACAATCAGCCACGACGGCAAGCGCCTGGAAGTCGCGTTCCCCTTCTGAGATCGCTTTAAACAGCGCTGTACGCTCTGCACAATTGCAAAGCGGGTAAGCGGCGTTTTCAATATTGCAGCCCAAATAGACCGTTCCCGCTTGGCTCAACAAGGAGGCTCCAACGGCAAAGCGGGAGTATGGCACATAGGCCCGTTTTCTTGCTTCGATCGCGTTTTCGATCAGTTCTCGCTGATTCATCACATTGTCCCTCATTCATTCAGGATCGGGGGGTTGATAAAAAGGTCACACTTTTAGAACAAGCTGGAGAGCCTGGCGACAAGCGGTGGCCCGTATACCCAGAGGCCAATCACCGCAGCTGTGAGGGCAGCAAGCAGAACAGCACCAGCTGCAGCATCCTTTGCTATCTTGGCCTTTGCGTGCCATTCCTCTGTGACCAGGTCGACAGCCGCTTCGATGGAGGTG contains these protein-coding regions:
- a CDS encoding helix-turn-helix transcriptional regulator, which translates into the protein MQIVKEEGPITGEQIAERLNLTRATLRPDLSVLTMCGYLDARPRVGYFYAGRPDGNVISERLHKLKVQDYKALPIAVQESASVYDAIVTLFLEDVGTLYVVNQKGFLAGVVSRKDLLRASLGNKALEDIPVSIIMSRMPNIVTVTPEESLFEAAKKLIDFQIDSLPVVRPTEEDSRSFELLGRVTKTTIVKVFVELGHEPSV
- the glyS gene encoding glycine--tRNA ligase subunit beta, with product MSKHDLLLEIGLEEIPARFIATAVQQLAEKVEKWFGSERIAFERIETYESPRRLALLVTGVAERQADVNAEARGPALKIARDEAGNWTKAALGFARSNGVDPEQLEIKEHNGVEYIYARKSETGQQTSSRLPLLADVILSLHFPKNMRWGASDIKFVRPIRWLVALFGDQVVEMEIAGVKTGRTSHGHRSLGSDVEIGNPAEYVSKLKEQYVLVDPVERRERIVRQLQQLEKEQGWRIPIDKGLLDEVVHLVEYPTALYGTFDSDFLAIPRDVLVTSMREHQRYFPVENETGELLPHFVTVRNGDARSLENVARGNEKVLRARLSDARFFYEEDQKRPIADCLKRLESIVFHEELGTIGDKVRRIGKLTEQMASRLTLDTAEAKTATRVAEIAKFDLVTQMVYEFPELQGIMGEDYARKAGEPEAVARGVFEHYLPRFSGDELPSSQAAAVVSVADKLDTIVGCFLIGIIPTGSQDPYALRRQAAGIVQILLDRGWTLPLDELFEMALAIYHEQGVDKRPGAEVKRDLFDFFALRLKNVLQEAEIRYDVIDAVLAADVSLVGQTVAKAKALMAAVQTDAFKLAVEQFNRVFNLAQKAESQAIDAELFQETAERQLAEAHQAVSAEVESLYQHGDMERVLETLTSLSEPIQQFFEQVMVMADDPQIRSNRLALLQQLSSQIQRYADFTKLVFA
- the glyQ gene encoding glycine--tRNA ligase subunit alpha, whose product is MTFQEIILTLQNFWAKQNCLIVQPYDVEKGAGTMNPMTFLRAIGPEPWNVAYVEPSRRPVDGRYGENPNRLYQHHQFQVIMKPSPDNIQEIYLDSLRQLGIEPLDHDIRFVEDNWEAPTLGAWGLGWEVWLDGMEITQFTYFQQVGGLECSPVAVEITYGLERLASYIQEKENVFDLEWVGGFTYGDVFHQAEYEHSKYTFEVADAPMLFSLFTTYETEAKRAMEARLVFPAYDYVLKCSHTFNLLDARGAISVTERTGYIARVRNLAREVAQTYYAERERLGFPMLGKGGVTK
- the recO gene encoding DNA repair protein RecO; its protein translation is MLVKWEGIVIRTTDYGESNKVVTLYTREHGKIGVMARGAKKPKSRLAAVSQLFTHGFFLCKTGPGTGMADLSQGDILESYRELRQDLTRTAYAAYMAELTDRLSVEREANPFVFHLLALTLRFLDEGKDPEILCRIFESKMLMVAGIRPHLHNCTRCSREQEPYAFSVTQGGLLCPSCLTSDPYAITVAPAAWKLLRLFQLFDLERLGEIEVKPATRSQLKHVLHRFMDEHLDLRLKSRSFLDQLEKLAPS
- a CDS encoding YqzL family protein, encoding MLRDFSWSYFASTGDIHAYLLYREHQQIGPHADEEADSTRTELGESTVCL
- the era gene encoding GTPase Era, whose amino-acid sequence is MNHNRTDTSYKSGFAAIIGRPNVGKSTLLNQIVGQKVAIMSNKPQTTRNKIRAVHTTERGQIIFLDTPGIHKPKSKLGDYMVTVAENSLNEVDLVLYVIDATEKYGPGEEYIIERLQQVKTPVFLVINKIDQVHPEALLPLIDEYRTRYEFQQIVPVSALEGNNTQALLDAIFEQLPEGPMYYPEDLVTDHPERFVAAELIREKVLHLTREEVPHSIAVTVEEMKRREDGQTVYIYAAIYVERTSQRGILIGKNGEMLREIGRRARVDIERLLGNKVYLELWVKVKKDWRNQERMLRNFGFYDED
- a CDS encoding cytidine deaminase, with the translated sequence MNQRELIENAIEARKRAYVPYSRFAVGASLLSQAGTVYLGCNIENAAYPLCNCAERTALFKAISEGERDFQALAVVADCPKPVPPCGACRQVLAELCPPDMKVFLANLQGEITETTVAQLLPGAFTKEDLTSESQQD